In the genome of Paenibacillus pabuli, the window CGACCGAGTGAACCGGGCAGACTACTTATCGGATACGTCATTGACCGATTACATGGCAATCCACAAGAAAAATATTGAATCCACACCAGACCCCAAGAGAAAGAAAGATGAGATCATCAGAACCAGCAATCTAACTATTGATAAAAAGGAGGCTTACGTAAAAGAAGGAAGAACCAGTTATGGAAGGAATCAATTCGGGTACATTACAGCATACCTAGAAAGTAACCACCATTTTTATATCATTACATATACATCGATGTATGAATTTTCGTTAGCAGACCGGGAATTTTTCGAAAAAATGTCTCAACAATTTCGGATATTGAATGATGAACCATCAGACATTGTCCTTTCATCGACTGATCTTACACCGCATCAGGGGAGATATTCTCAATTCCAAATCAGTACACCATCTAATTGGGAAGTTCAAGATTTTGAATTATGGGGTTCAGATCTGGATATCTCTCTGGAGGCAAACAATGATTACATGTCGATATATCTCGAACCAAAGGAAGAATTTGATTCCGATCTAACGTTAGAGGAGTATGGACGTTATGTCGCTGAAATGTATGCTGATCCAGAGAACTCCATTCTCGTTCCAGAACGCACGTCTGTTGAAATCAATGGTTTGAAGGGGATTCAGATGGAAGGGTACCAAGTAGTGAATAAACGTAAGATTGTCCAGCTACACACCATTTTAGAAGCTCGGGATCATTTTGTAGAGATCATGTTCTATACGGGTGAGGGTCGATATGATCGGGTAAAGAATGCGTATCAGATATATACAAGTACCTACATGGAAAATAAAAGGTGAAGTTATAAAGGTATAAGAGATCTGCCCACCCGAAATTTGGATAAGATCTCTTAAATCTGTAATACAGTCTGTCCGTTTAAATGGGCACGAGATAGAGTAGAGAAGGGAACTGACCTGGATACAGGGAGGGTCTCTTTTTTATTTCATCGCAAGCGCATTATATTAAACGAATAACAAAAAACCAAGAAGCAGGAGTTACCCTCAAGCATCTTGGTTTTTTGTTATTAACGTTCTTATTGTTTACTTGGTATTCAGCTCTAGTTGGCCCTTACTTTAAAGAAGGAGATCAGTTCTTGCAATTGGCCTGATACAGCCGAGAGCTCATCAGAGGCAGCAACAATGGAAGCCATGGATGATTCCTGTTCGGCAATGGACTGCTCAATCTGTTTGCTGCTATGTGCTGCTTTACTGACGCTGACAGACAATTCATCCGCGGTAGCGGACATTTCCTGTGTGCTTGCGGATATTTCTTCCGTAGAGCTGGAGATATCCTGAATCTGGTTGGCCACTTTGTTCGTTGCTGTCAAAATATCTTCAAAGAATTGACCCGTCTCCATAGTGACCTGAGATCCCTTCTCCACTTCTTGAGAGCCAAGCTGCATGGCTTCGGCAGACTGAAGAATATCGCTTTGAATTTCGTCAATCAAGGTGCGAATCTGTTTGGCCGAGTTCTGGGACTGTTCGGCGAGTTTACGAACTTCCCCTGCAACAACCGCGAAGCCTTTCCCTTCCTCACCAACACGTGCTGCCTCGATGGACGCGTTCAGGGCGAGCAAATTAGTCTGTTCTGCAATCTGCGTAATCATATTTACAATGCTGCTAATTTCATTGGAGCGGCTTTCCAAAGACTGAATGGATTCGGACGTGTGCTTCACTGCTCCGGAGATCAGTCTCATCTGCTCAATCACTTGTTGCATAATTTCATGGCCTGAATTAGAACGCTTTTCCATGCTTAATGCTTCATCCGCAACATCGGCAGAACTGCTAGCAATTGTCTGCACAACGGTAGACATCTCTGTCATTGCCCGGGCACTTTCCACACTGGCCTGATCCTGAGAGCGAAGGCCGGTAGAGATGTCCCGGATATTGCTGCTAATCATCTGAATGTTATCATTATTTTTTTCGGAAATTTCTAATAATTTCTTGGATGAGTCAGAGAGGTGATAGGATGTTGTTTGGACTTTGAACATCGTATCATTGAATCGCTGAATCATCGTATTGAATTTTTGATTAATAATTCCTAAATCATCTCGTCCAGTTTGGATGGTAACATCCAGATTGCCCGAGCTCGCAGCCTCAATGCCTTTCATGAGTTCACGGATTGGCTTGAGTGTTTTCTTCAATAGAACATATTGCAGTACCATAAACAGGATCAGGAATACGATTAGAAAAATACTACTGTATGTAATCAGTTTATGAAGTCCTTTTGGAACTGCGCTTGCATCAACATCAAAGTAAATGGCGGCATAGGTTTTGCCCTCCGCATTCTTGATGGGATACATGATTGTTGTCCAAGTGCCATAATCGTCGGTATAGAAGCTGCTGAATCCGGGTTTGCTGTCTACTTTCATATCTTTAAGGGCTTCAACAATTTGTGAGGATAAGGGATACATCGTACCTGCTGCCATATTACCTTCTTCGAAGGACTCTACTAGACTGGTTGGAATCGCGATAATGGAGGTCTCATTTCCCTTTTCCAACTCGGTTCCAAAAATATAAGCCTGAGCGACATTGGGATAGAGATCGTGGATGGAATCCAGATAATCTCGAAGCACCTTTTGAGCAGGCCCGGAATAGCTTTTCTCATTTGCTGCTTCTAGCACTTTGTTTGTATCCAGATCATCAGACCATCTCTGCGTCGTGACCTCAGCCTGATCATATAACTGTTGAATCAAAATGCCTTTTTGGAACTGATATCCGGCTGTGATTAAAATAACGCCAATTAGCATAATGCTGCCGAATGAAATAACAAGATTTTTAGCAAAGAAGGGGAGAGTACTCCACCGTATCTTATCTAACAACATAGTTCACTCCTTTTCTGATTATGACCATCTGGATGCGTATTCGCTCTACGTATGGTTCTTTGTATCCATGTGATATATCGTAATAGGGATAGATTAATATTAGTTTTTGAGTGAAAATGATGCTTTAGTACCAAAATCTTTCAATGTCTTTCATGTTACTTTCATTATTGCGTTCATTATTAAAAAAAATGCGCAAATTCATAAGGGGAATTTCATTAAATATTGTGGAAATTAAATACCCGAAAGAATAAGACCCCATCATTTTAAGAAGTGAATTGTGCCTAACATGTATATACATAAGGAAAGCGGGACTTATGTTGAAATAAAGATATGCGCATATATGAAATACATTAATACGCAAAAATGACTCTGAACGAGGCTTTACGAATATCGGAAAGATCACTGAACGATATCCTAATTACTGTAGTGAAAGACAGCAGTATATAGATGAAGCTAACTTAATAAGTAATGACATTGAATGAAGAAATGTTTTCTCGGCACTACGAAACAAAGTGTTCATTAGATCTTAGGTGTTAGGATTACAACCAATTATAGGCTGTCACATAGAATTCAAAGAGCGGTCCGTTAGCTTAACAACTGCTGGAGTGCATTTCTAATAGGAGAGTAGATCAACTCAATGTAGTGAATAAAATTAATTTATAATATGGGTTGTAATTAGTATTAGAACATGATATATTATTAATCCGGCCAAGAAAACACGAGAAACACGGTGCGGCAAGCGAATGAAATAAGCTTTGAAAGAAACTTGAAAAAAAGCTTGCGAAGTTGGTCCGGACGTGATAATATATAAGAGTTGCTGCGGTGAACAACACTGAACAGCAAAACAAGTTTGATCTTTGAAAACTGAACAACGAGTGAGTAATCATCCTGCTTGCAGGATGAATGTGAAAGTTTTTGGTACATGCCATTTGGCTGTATGAAAACTGGAACAACAATGAGATTTTTAATCTCGTCAGATTCAAAATGAGCTTATCGCTCTTTTCAATACCACCGATGATTTTCATAGCGTCTAACCACGCTGCTGAAATTCATCTTTATTGGAGAGTTTGATCCTGGCTCAGGACGAACGCTGGCGGCATGCCTAATACATGCAAGTCGAGCGGAGTTGATAGGAAGCTTGCTTCCTTGATACTTAGCGGCGGACGGGTGAGTAACACGTAGGCAACCTGCCCTCAAGTTTGGGACAACTACCGGAAACGGTAGCTAATACCGAATAGTTGTTTTCTTCGCCTGAAGGAAACTGGAAAGACGGAGCAATCTGTCACTTGGGGATGGGCCTGCGGCGCATTAGCTAGTTGGTGGGGTAACGGCTCACCAAGGCGACGATGCGTAGCCGACCTGAGAGGGTGATCGGCCACACTGGGACTGAGACACGGCCCAGACTCCTACGGGAGGCAGCAGTAGGGAATCTTCCGCAATGGGCGAAAGCCTGACGGAGCAATGCCGCGTGAGTGATGAAGGTTTTCGGATCGTAAAGCTCTGTTGCCAGGGAAGAACGCTTGGGAGAGTAACTGCTCTCAAGGTGACGGTACCTGAGAAGAAAGCCCCGGCTAACTACGTGCCAGCAGCCGCGGTAATACGTAGGGGGCAAGCGTTGTCCGGAATTATTGGGCGTAAAGCGCGCGCAGGCGGTCATTTAAGTCTGGTGTTTAATCCCGGGGCTCAACCCCGGATCGCACTGGAAACTGGGTGACTTGAGTGCAGAAGAGGAGAGTGGAATTCCACGTGTAGCGGTGAAATGCGTAGATATGTGGAGGAACACCAGTGGCGAAGGCGACTCTCTGGGCTGTAACTGACGCTGAGGCGCGAAAGCGTGGGGAGCAAACAGGATTAGATACCCTGGTAGTCCACGCCGTAAACGATGAGTGCTAGGTGTTAGGGGTTTCGATACCCTTGGTGCCGAAGTTAACACATTAAGCACTCCGCCTGGGGAGTACGGTCGCAAGACTGAAACTCAAAGGAATTGACGGGGACCCGCACAAGCAGTGGAGTATGTGGTTTAATTCGAAGCAACGCGAAGAACCTTACCAGGTCTTGACATCCCTCTGACCGGTACAGAGATGTACCTTTCCTTCGGGACAGAGGAGACAGGTGGTGCATGGTTGTCGTCAGCTCGTGTCGTGAGATGTTGGGTTAAGTCCCGCAACGAGCGCAACCCTTGATCTTAGTTGCCAGCACTTCGGGTGGGCACTCTAAGGTGACTGCCGGTGACAAACCGGAGGAAGGTGGGGATGACGTCAAATCATCATGCCCCTTATGACCTGGGCTACACACGTACTACAATGGCCGGTACAACGGGCCGCGAAGCCGCGAGGTGGAGCTAATCCTAAAAAGCCGGTCTCAGTTCGGATTGCAGGCTGCAACTCGCCTGCATGAAGTCGGAATTGCTAGTAATCGCGGATCAGCATGCCGCGGTGAATACGTTCCCGGGTCTTGTACACACCGCCCGTCACACCACGAGAGTTTATAACACCCGAAGTCGGTGGGGTAACCGCAAGGAGCCAGCCGCCGAAGGTGGGATAGATGATTGGGGTGAAGTCGTAACAAGGTAGCCGTATCGGAAGGTGCGGCTGGATCACCTCCTTTCTATGGAGAATCGTTTCCCGCAGCGGAAACATTCAAATATCAAATCTAGCCAGGTCGGCTAGTTGCTCACTCGTTGCTCAGTTTTGAGAGCTCAAACTCTCAAACAGCTTGCTTTTGCATGGAGCTTGTTCTTTGAAAACTAGATATCGAAACGAAATATGCGAATTAGAACATTCCTTTAAGCTGATCTTGTGTAAACAAGTGAAGTGTTTATAAGGTAGACTGCTATTGCGATGGTATCGAATGGGGAGCGACTTTTGGCTTTGGACGTA includes:
- a CDS encoding methyl-accepting chemotaxis protein produces the protein MLLDKIRWSTLPFFAKNLVISFGSIMLIGVILITAGYQFQKGILIQQLYDQAEVTTQRWSDDLDTNKVLEAANEKSYSGPAQKVLRDYLDSIHDLYPNVAQAYIFGTELEKGNETSIIAIPTSLVESFEEGNMAAGTMYPLSSQIVEALKDMKVDSKPGFSSFYTDDYGTWTTIMYPIKNAEGKTYAAIYFDVDASAVPKGLHKLITYSSIFLIVFLILFMVLQYVLLKKTLKPIRELMKGIEAASSGNLDVTIQTGRDDLGIINQKFNTMIQRFNDTMFKVQTTSYHLSDSSKKLLEISEKNNDNIQMISSNIRDISTGLRSQDQASVESARAMTEMSTVVQTIASSSADVADEALSMEKRSNSGHEIMQQVIEQMRLISGAVKHTSESIQSLESRSNEISSIVNMITQIAEQTNLLALNASIEAARVGEEGKGFAVVAGEVRKLAEQSQNSAKQIRTLIDEIQSDILQSAEAMQLGSQEVEKGSQVTMETGQFFEDILTATNKVANQIQDISSSTEEISASTQEMSATADELSVSVSKAAHSSKQIEQSIAEQESSMASIVAASDELSAVSGQLQELISFFKVRAN